Sequence from the Drosophila subpulchrella strain 33 F10 #4 breed RU33 unplaced genomic scaffold, RU_Dsub_v1.1 Primary Assembly Seq41, whole genome shotgun sequence genome:
ACGacataatattttatagtggatttaatttttttaatttgttttctctcaCATTAAATTGTGTATGAAAATGGATTCAGTGGGTCttctagttattttttaaaaataaaaaaccgaaaagtaCGTAAAATTTTCCGATTTCGGCTTGGATTATCTATACCATATAAAAATCCAATGAATTTTACTTTTAGTTCGTTGAAAAGTTCAATCTTTTAGGAGAAAAACGCAAAAAACTGCATCCTTCTAACTATCCCAGGAAAGAAATTACAGATTTTTGGCCGAAAAATTAACTTTCTGGCCCAGTGTGCAATGTGATGTTTTAGGtaatattcttaaaatgaAGTCTAACGCAATTGGACCTGACGATATTCAtcctaaatttataaaaattctaCTTCCTAAACTTATCCCTTACCTTACGCACACATTTATCACGGCTCTTACCACGTCTACGTTCCCGGATTGCTGGAAAACCGCCAAAATTATCCCAATACCTAAATCAAACAAAGAATACCAGCCGATATCTATTATTCCGTACCTCTCGaaggtgtttgaaaatattttcgcatcacaaataaataattttatatctgTCAATAGCCTCTTAAATGACCATCAATCTGGATTTAGAAAAAATCGTTGCAGCACTTCAGCCATCTTAAAAATAACTGAAGGTGTTCGTCAACAGACGGTCAACTCGTTCGTCACCTTCTTACTATTGCTGGACTACAGCAAAGCGTTTGACACAGTAAATCATGAAATCCTGTGctcaaaactaaaaaatttgtatttcttctCCAAAACTCTCTTAAAAATCGTCGCCAATATGTTGTATCgtcaaatatttgttcttcgTTTGCCTATCTGATGCGTGGTGTACCCCAGGGTTTGGTTCTTGGACCACTATTATTCACACtatatataaatgatcttccgtCTGTGCTGTCGACATGTAATGTCCATTTATATGCTGGTGATGTTCAGATGTATGTTAGTCGTCCCTTAAATAGAATTAGTGAGTGCTTAGATATTTGTAGAATGGAGCTTGGCAAAGTAAATAAATGGGCAAAAAACAACGGTCTTGCCATCAATCCATTAAAATCGAAGTgcttaatcatttttaaaatgaaattatgcaaTACTGAACTAGTCCCCCTGATGATTGAAAAAACACCAATTGAGTACGTGGAAACCGACAATAATTTGGGTATCACATTTAATAGAACCTTGACCACGTAAACAAAGCTGTTGGCAAAACATACGGactaataattaaatgttctTTACCTGTTAATGTGCGTCTTCTAAATGCGAATTCTTGTTTAATACCCACACTCTTCTATGGTCAAGAGATCTATGCTAATTGTGATGTAGCAAGCCAACATAAGCTGAAAATAGCATACAATAGTATTgcgttttatatttaatttgcatagACCTGATCATGTAACTCAATTTGCTTACAAAATTTTTGATCTAAGCTTGGCAGAATGTATGAAAAGTAGAACAATAATCTTTTTACACAAAGTTATATACACCAGAGTGCAATCTtacttatttaaaaacaaggaagaacgctatagacgagtacctcgactatcagatcgctcatcgccgactcgatgcggttttgccttagttttttttttttttagagtcGAAGGCCTCCGCAGCCAGTGCTCGGAAATTTAGTATTAAGTTTAACATTGTATGATAagcttaatttgttaaataaataataaaatgaagGCTTAATTTTAAGTCGAACCATTTTCATGAGCTTTACTAAGAATGGCCAAAAGTATGCCGTATTTTGACTTCTTCAGGTTTAAATGTACGTTTTGCGCGccaatatttgattttagtttgcctaaaatctaaaatctactttttttattcattccctcttcttttatttctgaaaCCAAACAATCGAAtaaaatatcgatatttcgAAAAGAGAAATATGAACTTTTTTGGCTCGTctcaaaaaaatgttcacgATTTCTGTCATTCATAAGGGAGGACTTAAGTATGCATAAAGGTATGCTGCATTTCTTGCACTTCCTTCGGATgagaactaaaatatattatagaAATATAAATGTAGCTTACATAAATACGTAGTCGAAGGACTCGTAGCTAACACTACCCCCTATGTTAGGattagttttgtaaactttactatgaacttaaataaataaataaataaccaaatgaagcatacttttgtgATGACTTTAGAATATgtcaaattaaaattacacaaattaaaaaacaatattttacaaacaatttttttctaataatttgaCTATAAGAATCTAAAGAGataacaaaaagaaaaaaatataaaataaaaataaaataaaagtggGACAGACAATAGCGGTCAGACTGAGTGCGAGTAggggtagtagtagtagtactaGCGAATAATAAAGACAAGAGAGAATGAAGAAGTATGTGGCCGGGTGAATTTGTGTaacccacgtgcagtgatttgtgccggtcgggaatcgtgttgcgccagagctgcttactcagtgcaaacgaccacccgatcggccacaaggagcataggaaaggatcgcctctggccaccctctcctgggaaccccgccccaatTACTGTTTAGGTAGgcgcgagccacgtgcagtgatttgtgccggtcgggaatcgtgttgcgccagagctgcttactcagtgcaaacgaccccccgatcgcccacaaggagcacaggaaaggatcgcctctggccaccctctcctgggaaccccgccaaaaatacggtttaggtagtcgcgagccacgtgcagtgatctgtgccggtcgggaatcgtgttgcgccagagcagcttactcagtgcaaacgaccactcgatcgaccacagggagcacagggaagggtcgcctccggccatcctcccctcggatccctaccccctaccccagtagcttgtgagtcgcacatccaggagggaacggccacgccgtccagttttgttggtattttctcaGGGATCGGCTACGCCACTCGTTTCGTTAGTACTTTCGCCGGGAGCAGCCCCGCCCTCCACTATACCTTTCGGGTGCCGTGTTGCgctagagctgcttactcggtGCAACGCGGATACTCTGGCCTCCTTTCCCCACAAATCCCCGCGGCAACTCCCCGTCCAGTTTTGCCCCAAtacttttctacaaatttaactgtagaGGACCCTGGCCGGACTGAGTTTTATCCCAGCCCTTGAAAAAAGTCCTTACAGtttggcgcccgaacagggacgaATAAGGATGACTAGATATCCTTCAGGAGAGTTGGGTTTTTACCACCAACCGCATGGCCTAAAGACCCATGTCCAGTAGACGAGATTTAGAGAAAGATAGGAGACCGCAGGAATAGTTAGAGTATGGGATCCCGTAGCGCTGCGCCCGCCAACGACAACCCACTCCCGGAGCGCCACATAGCCACGTGGCCTCCCACGAAGCCGTCAAGCGCATACCGCGCCCCGAGCAGCGCCCACAGAGCGGCCCAGCAGCGTCACCCGCGCCGCCAGCCGCGTTATCAGCAGCGCAGACCCAGCAGCGTCCCGCGCCGCGCAGTGCCACCCACGTGGCCATCAGGTGCCCACAGAGCGCCACCAGCAGCGCCAACAGCAGCGCCAACAACAGCGCCGGACACGTGGTCACCAGCCACACAACGAGCGTCACCAGGAGCACGCAACGAGCGGCCCCGCGCCCTCAGCGGCGTCATttgcaccaccagcagcacccACCGAGTGCCTACCGAGTGCCCACCGAGCGCCACCAGCAGCGCCCATCAGCAGCACCCGCCACGCTACAAGCGCCACCAGGAGCGCCCAACGATCAGCGCCGCCGCTCACCAGCCGCACTCACCGAGCGCCAACGGGAGCGCCAGCCGCAACCACATCGGTCAGCCAGTGCCGCACGTAAGCAGCACCTGCCGTGCGCCCAGCGCCCAGTCACGCCACTAGGAGCGCTCACCGAGTGATCCCCAGCAGAGCCATCGGCAGCGCCACCGCGCGTATGCCCGGTGTCTCGGGAAAGAAAACGTCAGAGGACGCAGAATCAAAGCCAGATCCGGCAGCTGCCGGACTGGAAGAGGACAGGTTTTTCACCGCATCCGGGGGTGATTCCACGACCGCAAACATGGGGGTCAGGTGGATCGTCTACCGCCGGAAGGACGAGCTGCAGGCTCTGCTAAAAGAGTTTGGACTTGACCCGAACGGCCAAGTAGACGAACTACGACCACGATTGGCATCATTTATCGGCGGAGGAGACCACAGCCCGGCTCTACGAGAGCGCTTTGCCGCACTGGAGGCAATATACCCGGAAGCACCCACCCAGAGGACGTCCACCAGTCGGGCCACCTCACCGATGCCCGGAATCGAGGATCACACGCTTCCCGTGCCCTGCTTAGGGAACCTACGGAAAAGTCCTGGACGGGAGATACCGGCCGCCAACCCAGCCGCCCATCTTCCGCACAGCCCTATATCCGCGGCAGTGTTCGAGCCATGGGAAACTTTCCGGAGAGAGTTTCTGGAGTTTTTCTTGCCTCCGCGGTACTACCAGAGCCTAGAAGATGCCATCCGGACCAGGCAACAACAAGTGGGCGAgcccttcaaaatatacgtagtGGAATTACGCCTGATGATGCAACGCGCCAAGTACTCACTAGACCAGGAGCTCGAGCGGATCTACGAGAATTTGATGCCGGAGTACCAGCTTTTCATACGGCGACATGAGTTCTCCTCACTAGAGGGGCTTACCCAACTGGCAACTGCGTTCGAGATCGCACGGGATCGAGACCCCGTTCGACATGCAGCCCTAATTCCAACCGCAAGCTGGAATTCAGGCAGGGAGAGCAGCGGAAGACCCGCACCTAGACCCCAGAACTTTCTCGCTCCAACGCCCTCTGGACCCAGGAGGCCGGCGATATCCAACGGGATGATCGCCCAGGCAGCGGAACCACCGGTTGACATCGGCCGAGCTTGTCACCGCTGCGGAGAAATTGGACACTTCGCACGAGAATGCCGAAACCCACCGCTGATGCACTGCTGGGACTGTGGGAAACGAAACATCCGTACCATCGACTGCTGCCGCCGGACGGAAAACGGCCAGGGTCGCCGCCCACGCCGGGAGCCTGCGGTGACCCACTCGGTGCTCCCCCATCACTAGACTCCCCACTCCGCCTGGCGGGGGGGCGGATTGTTGCCAATGTTACCATCGAGGGACAACCTTTCTCGGCAACAATTGACACAGGAGCCTCGCGAAGCTTTGTCAGCGAAGCGATCGCCAAGCGCCTAGACTCAGGAAGAAACAGGAGAGAAGTCCGCTCCCGCATCTCTCTGGCGGATGGACCCCAGAAAGAGGTGACCAAGGCCCTCCAGGCGCAAGTCGGCTTAAACGACCGACCGATCGGGCTGACGCTACTAGTCCTGCCAACGATCCTGGATGAAGTGATGTTGGGCATCGACTTTCTTAGCGCCATCAGCGCAACTCTAATCTGCGGGCAAGTCTGCTTGCAACTAGCCCCACCGGCCACCCGGAAGGTAGAACCAACCCCAGATACGCGGGCGACTCCTACGGCCGCAACCGCGCAATCCCCAAGCACACCCGGTACGCCGCAATCATCGCAAGGCACCGAGGGGGGAACCAAAACAGTTCCAAAGCCTGCTCCGAGGACTCACATAAAGCCAAGCGCGCCAGTGCGGAAGACAAGTCCTGACCCCTCGGGACCCCCGTTGTCGAGGAACCCGTCAGGCGACACCGCGGGAACCTGCATCACCACGGAGAACAGCTACGGCCTACAGCCGCAGGCGGACGCCGCCACGGCAAAGGGGAAGAACCCGTTTCGACGCCCCTCCACGAGCGCCATGTTGGCCACCACAACGGTGGAAACTCACACGCGCAAACCAGCCACGTCACCTGGGCCGCGGGAACCACAACGGAAAATCGGTGTATATCAGCTGCCAGCCCAGTCGGACGCAGCCAGCGCATGGAAGCACAACCCGTTCCGGAGCCACTGTCCACACGGACACCTGACCACTGTAGCGGAGGACCCAACCAGGCTACAGGTGACCGAAGAACCTCACGCCGAGGAAACCGCCCACTTTCTACAGGAGGAGCTACAGCTGTTCGACGAGCTAAGCGGGCCAACGGAGATCGCCGAGCATACCATCACTCTCCGGGATAATAAGCCACTAAAGCAGCGGTATTATCCAAAGAACCCCGCCATGCAGAGCATAATCAATCAGCAGTTGGACGAGCTATTACGAGACGACCGAATCGAGCCCTCTCGTAGCCCGCACAGCGCCCCGCTGGTGCTCGTGCGGAAGAAGACAGGGGATATGCGGATGTGCGTCGACTATCGACAACTCAACGCACATTCCATACCCGACGCGTACCCACTCCCACGAATCAACCACATATTGGAGCGGCTACGGAACGCCCGGTTCATCTCAACGCTGGATCTTAAgaatggatactggcagatccctaTGGCGGAAGGAAGCCGCGAATGCACGGCTTTCACCGTCCCTGGGCGTGGACTCTTCCACTGGAAAGTCATGCCCTTTGGACTGCATTCTGCCCCAGCAACGTTCCAGCGAGCCCTTGACAGCGTCATCGGGCCGGATATGGAACCCCACGCCTTCGCCTACTTGGATGACATCATCTTCATCGGGGCGACATGGGAGGAACATGCCAGGAATCTCAGGGAAGTCTTCCGACGACTGCGGGAAGCAAAGTTTCGGCTGAATCAAGGCAAGTGCAAGTTTTTCCAGAAAAGGCTGGTATACCTAGGCCACTTGATCAGCGAAGAAGGCATCAGGACGGACCCAGATAAGATAGCTGCTATCCAGGGACTACGCCCGCCAACCAACGTCAAGGAACTCCGTCGCCATTTGGGCATCGCATCTTGGTATCGACGCTTCGTCCAGGATTTCGCCTCCATCGTTCAGCCCATGTCCCGACTCCTCAGGAAGGGGGTCAAGTGGAGCTGGGAGGAGCCCCAACAGCAGGCGTTTGAGACACTCAAAGCTAGACTAACGGCCGCACCGGTACTGGCCTGCCCAAATTTTGAATACAAGTTCCAGCTTCAGACGTATGCAAGTGATGCAGGACTTGGAGCAGTCCTCACTCAGAGCATCGATGGAGAGGAAAAGGTCATCGCCTACGTAAGTCGACGCCTCGAGCGGGCCGAGGAAAACTACTCCACTACCGAAAAGGAGTGCCTCGCCATAGTTTGGGCCACGCGGAAGCTACGCTGCTACTTGGAGGGCTACCAGTTCGACGTGATTACGGATCACCTCGCTCTCAAGTGGTTGAACTCGATTGACAACCCCACGGGCCGCATAGCCCGGTGGGCTCTGGAGCTGCAACAATACCAGTTTACCGTCCTCTATCGGAAGGGCAAATACAACGTTGTCGCCGACGCCCTCTCCCGACAACCCCTAGGGATGCTTCAGCTGATCGCGGAACACGGAACTCAGTGCAAATGGATCCAGAGGATGCAAGAAGAAGTCCAGAGGCGCCCCGAAAAGAATGCGGATTACACTCTGGATCACGGACAGCTGTATCGACACATCGGACACACCTCAGACGTGGGAAACAGCAACCCATGGAAGCTTTGCGTGCCTCGGGAGCAGAGACAACGAGTGCTGGAGGAATGCCACGACCACCCTTCTGCTGGCCACCTGGGCATCCGGAAGACTCGCAGACGGATTGCCCAACGATATTTCTGGCCGGGATTACATCGAGACGTTGTGCGGTACGTCACCAGTTGCTTGGTTTGCCAACAATACAAGGTGAGTCAACGCAAACCGGCGGGCAAAATGCTCACCCGCCATCCCACGGAGCTATTCGCGCTCGTCGGGGCCGACTTCGTTGGACCTCTTCCTCGGACCCGACGAGGGAATACCATGCTGCTCGTATTTATAGATGTCTTTTCCAAATGGGTCGAGATCA
This genomic interval carries:
- the LOC119562260 gene encoding early nodulin-75-like, which gives rise to MGSRSAAPANDNPLPERHIATWPPTKPSSAYRAPSSAHRAAQQRHPRRQPRYQQRRPSSVPRRAVPPTWPSGAHRAPPAAPTAAPTTAPDTWSPATQRASPGARNERPRALSGVICTTSSTHRVPTECPPSATSSAHQQHPPRYKRHQERPTISAAAHQPHSPSANGSASRNHIGQPVPHVSSTCRAPSAQSRH